One genomic region from Ferrimicrobium acidiphilum DSM 19497 encodes:
- a CDS encoding radical SAM protein, whose amino-acid sequence MASRLADMSALFISTYELGHQPQLAAELAAELGDGSLQVLDMSKVPFSQALDVLNHADQVILTAPMLTGALVARDLLASLEHDERERQLIVVGLYANVLKESLRTPPPAVWLDRASATDIATLLQPASAIGQPGTRSATSRRAYRVNRSALMPLESYRSVKINAVDHVTGYLETSIGCRHRCLHCPVAAVWNGRIAINDAESVIADGLAQIEAGASHLSFGDPDFLNAPKHSLKIIKTLAEKARWVTFDITTKISEILRHRDLIPELAASHVNFIISAVESLNDDVLSHLDKGHVAGDVTLARDLLYANGIGMHPTFVPFTPWSTLHDLVDIVEFIIDSDAIEVVEPIQYSIELLTPTNSLLSINDRDFGPYDAEVMGYTVSYRDDRLPVLRDRLYRIASDAGDESFGTTFADIAAAVYEANGLPVPDSRYPSVVAPSPVVMSEPWFCCAAPAKSH is encoded by the coding sequence GTGGCTAGTAGACTGGCAGACATGTCTGCACTCTTTATCTCAACTTACGAACTCGGCCATCAGCCACAGCTTGCGGCTGAGCTCGCCGCCGAGCTCGGCGATGGATCCCTTCAGGTGCTCGACATGTCTAAGGTTCCTTTCAGTCAAGCGCTAGATGTCCTCAACCACGCTGACCAGGTGATACTAACGGCGCCGATGCTGACCGGTGCGTTGGTAGCCCGCGATCTACTCGCATCGCTTGAGCACGATGAGCGTGAGCGTCAACTCATAGTCGTCGGACTCTACGCCAACGTCCTTAAGGAGTCGCTCCGAACTCCGCCACCGGCAGTTTGGCTCGATCGCGCGAGCGCCACCGACATAGCTACTCTCCTACAGCCGGCTTCGGCCATCGGCCAACCGGGAACAAGAAGCGCCACCAGCCGCCGAGCCTATCGTGTGAATCGTTCGGCACTCATGCCACTTGAAAGCTACCGAAGCGTCAAAATCAATGCGGTCGATCACGTCACCGGCTACTTGGAGACCTCTATTGGTTGTCGTCACCGCTGCCTTCACTGCCCTGTTGCCGCCGTCTGGAACGGCAGAATCGCTATCAACGACGCTGAATCGGTGATCGCGGATGGTCTCGCACAGATCGAGGCCGGCGCCAGCCACCTCAGCTTTGGTGATCCTGACTTCCTAAATGCGCCCAAGCACTCGCTCAAGATAATCAAGACGCTAGCGGAGAAGGCACGCTGGGTGACCTTTGATATTACCACCAAAATCTCAGAGATTCTCCGACATCGAGACCTGATTCCAGAGTTGGCCGCTAGCCACGTTAACTTCATCATCTCAGCGGTCGAGAGCCTAAACGATGACGTCCTCTCTCATCTCGACAAGGGTCACGTCGCCGGCGACGTGACCCTTGCTCGTGACCTGCTCTACGCCAATGGCATCGGCATGCATCCGACATTTGTCCCATTCACTCCATGGAGTACGCTGCACGATCTCGTAGACATCGTCGAGTTCATCATCGACTCCGACGCAATCGAGGTGGTAGAACCGATCCAATACTCGATCGAACTCCTAACACCCACGAACTCTCTGCTCTCCATCAATGATCGCGACTTTGGGCCATATGATGCCGAGGTAATGGGCTACACCGTGAGTTACCGAGATGATCGGCTACCGGTGCTACGCGACCGCCTCTATCGAATCGCCTCCGATGCAGGTGATGAGAGCTTTGGCACGACTTTTGCCGACATCGCAGCTGCCGTCTACGAAGCCAATGGGTTGCCAGTTCCAGACTCTCGTTACCCCAGCGTCGTAGCCCCAAGTCCGGTCGTCATGAGCGAACCTTGGTTCTGTTGCGCGGCCCCGGCGAAATCCCACTAG
- a CDS encoding tyrosine-protein phosphatase, which produces MTDLPTQFLPWDGLYNLRDLGGYSTTDGRITRSGILFRSEAFFRLSAESREDLFQSLHLTTIIDLRSQQERQDQGFVETSDGQRLLHLPLLDVSLGSDLDRAQPDYLAKVYRAILISQPHSLREAISTIVNPDNWPLLFHCAAGKDRTGIVAMLTLSLAHVSNDLIAADYALTEHALRGVLASNDPELDPVSWRDLPQSVIGSTPATALATLEFIDENYGSVGDYLVEIGLDRGDLERFKYAFTAPERPR; this is translated from the coding sequence ATGACCGATCTACCCACCCAGTTCCTCCCCTGGGACGGCCTCTACAACCTTCGTGACCTCGGTGGCTACTCGACCACTGACGGACGCATCACTCGAAGCGGCATCCTCTTTCGTTCAGAGGCGTTCTTTCGGCTCTCCGCCGAATCAAGAGAAGACCTCTTTCAAAGCCTGCATCTCACTACGATCATCGACCTGCGATCTCAACAAGAGCGCCAAGACCAGGGGTTCGTTGAGACCAGCGACGGGCAACGCCTCCTTCACCTTCCACTGCTTGACGTCTCCTTGGGCTCCGATCTCGATCGAGCGCAGCCAGACTACCTAGCCAAGGTCTACCGCGCAATCCTGATCAGCCAGCCTCACTCGCTTCGCGAAGCGATATCAACCATTGTGAATCCAGACAACTGGCCTCTGCTTTTTCATTGTGCGGCTGGCAAGGACAGAACCGGGATCGTAGCGATGTTAACCCTCTCCTTGGCCCATGTATCCAACGACCTGATCGCAGCCGACTACGCGCTGACCGAACATGCGCTTCGCGGTGTCCTTGCCTCCAACGATCCAGAGCTCGACCCAGTCAGTTGGAGGGATCTACCCCAAAGTGTCATCGGCTCGACCCCGGCCACCGCGCTAGCGACTCTCGAATTTATCGATGAGAACTACGGATCGGTCGGCGACTATCTCGTCGAAATTGGCCTAGATAGAGGCGATCTCGAGCGGTTTAAGTACGCGTTTACCGCACCTGAGCGACCACGCTAG
- a CDS encoding ATP-grasp domain-containing protein, with the protein MQHIVLVVPAESYRADAFLQAGARAAQQLTLLTNAQLPLGDQTVHVSSMMPPDDEIQRLIDYLFGLGATLIIGVDEVSTRLAASLSDQLGLTIGKAEAVERSVDKVALRTTLMRAELGQPKFLVTTLHDLNNLKATEIDALVANFGGSFIVKPTRQTASRGVIRVNAANLIDDIDPLREIQEPSAPLLLESYVEGPEFAVEGILNGDQLEVLMIFAKPDIGEGPYFWESTYLGPAKVSAKARRELINAVERGARALGLTNTPVHAELRLSEGRAVILEIAPRSIGGRCSAAIKFGDGQRLEDLILARALGDRGEIKQRNRAVGIYMIPTPARGILREVNGLDQARSVPGVTGVEITVSTGTMVYPPPLTDRYLGFIFAEAPGQAGTLRALQRASALLTIVIEGG; encoded by the coding sequence ATGCAACATATCGTCCTCGTCGTGCCAGCTGAAAGCTATCGCGCAGATGCCTTTTTGCAGGCGGGAGCGCGAGCAGCCCAGCAACTCACCCTGCTAACCAATGCTCAACTGCCCCTCGGGGACCAGACGGTACATGTCAGCAGCATGATGCCGCCGGATGACGAGATCCAGCGGCTCATTGATTACCTCTTTGGTCTCGGCGCAACGTTGATCATCGGCGTTGACGAGGTCTCCACCCGGCTTGCGGCCAGCTTGAGCGATCAGCTCGGGCTTACTATCGGTAAAGCCGAGGCTGTCGAGCGCTCGGTCGACAAGGTGGCTTTACGAACCACGCTGATGAGGGCTGAACTCGGCCAACCGAAGTTCCTAGTCACAACGCTGCACGATCTCAATAACCTGAAGGCCACGGAGATTGATGCACTCGTCGCCAATTTTGGGGGGAGCTTCATTGTAAAGCCGACTCGCCAGACCGCTTCTCGCGGCGTCATTCGGGTGAATGCTGCCAACTTGATCGACGATATTGATCCACTTCGAGAGATCCAGGAACCATCTGCTCCCCTGCTGCTAGAGAGCTACGTTGAGGGTCCCGAGTTCGCTGTCGAGGGGATCCTGAACGGCGATCAACTCGAGGTTCTAATGATCTTTGCCAAGCCGGATATAGGTGAGGGACCCTACTTCTGGGAGTCGACCTATCTAGGGCCAGCCAAGGTCTCCGCCAAGGCACGACGAGAGCTTATCAATGCTGTCGAGCGTGGCGCTAGAGCCCTTGGTCTTACCAACACACCTGTTCATGCCGAACTGCGACTATCTGAGGGACGAGCGGTCATCCTTGAGATCGCTCCCCGCTCCATTGGCGGTCGTTGCTCAGCGGCGATCAAGTTCGGTGACGGTCAACGTCTGGAAGACCTTATCTTGGCCCGTGCCCTCGGGGACAGAGGCGAGATCAAGCAGAGAAACCGAGCAGTTGGGATCTATATGATTCCAACTCCCGCTAGGGGTATCCTTCGCGAAGTCAACGGCCTAGATCAGGCCCGTTCGGTCCCAGGGGTCACCGGAGTCGAGATAACCGTGAGCACGGGAACCATGGTATACCCACCACCGCTTACCGATCGCTACCTCGGGTTCATCTTCGCCGAAGCACCTGGTCAAGCTGGTACACTGCGTGCCTTGCAGCGTGCAAGCGCCCTTCTCACCATCGTGATCGAGGGTGGCTAG
- a CDS encoding DUF1059 domain-containing protein, protein MKRFACGDVVTGCTWTMQVSDEADLMALIADHVAVAHGIATIDDELVAVVREHIQLVS, encoded by the coding sequence ATGAAGCGATTTGCATGTGGAGATGTTGTGACTGGTTGTACCTGGACGATGCAGGTGAGCGACGAGGCCGATCTGATGGCACTCATCGCCGATCATGTTGCAGTGGCCCACGGTATTGCTACGATTGATGATGAGTTAGTCGCGGTGGTGCGAGAACACATCCAACTCGTGAGCTAA
- a CDS encoding EAL domain-containing protein — translation MGKGRPRFGVIDGLDTVRNIEDTRQDVLKMREYVREILTGERSFSMRFQSIANVFGPRVVGYEMLTRFDLPTNIGPDQIFLEADAIGLGAELEALILARAFKERRRVPRDCFVTVNVSPHLLGQPILRSVFDRDLSGVVVELTEHVRIVDIDALRDSLTWLRARGALIAMDDAGSGYAGLQMITQVRPDIVKLDRELVSGIDTDEVKALICASFGDFVGRLNGWLLAEGVETQAELARVVQIGVPLVQGWVIGRPTLQPEPLRADLAEWLRSYGESRQIRLDCLTILMDPVLIETETSQPTSDESTPDVAIRSGETPADALVADAAMANTAICVVSPNRDIRRVLLPDSSGVRVLAMSMVAHPEEGIREVAVRAINRPIETRFDPIVCVNENREPVGIIRMERIINFLADVFADGGSIVEGVGLVDGVGNACSIKDS, via the coding sequence ATGGGTAAAGGAAGACCGCGTTTTGGCGTGATCGATGGATTGGACACAGTCAGGAACATCGAAGACACGCGACAGGATGTACTCAAAATGCGGGAATACGTCCGTGAAATTTTGACCGGCGAGCGCTCTTTTTCGATGCGCTTCCAGTCGATTGCGAACGTCTTTGGTCCCAGGGTGGTTGGTTACGAGATGTTGACTCGGTTTGATCTTCCCACAAACATTGGTCCAGATCAGATCTTTCTAGAGGCTGATGCCATCGGACTCGGAGCCGAGCTGGAGGCGCTGATCTTGGCTAGGGCCTTTAAGGAGAGACGTCGAGTTCCTCGTGATTGCTTTGTCACCGTGAACGTCAGTCCCCATCTACTCGGTCAGCCGATATTGCGATCCGTATTTGATCGGGATCTGAGCGGAGTGGTGGTGGAGCTCACCGAGCACGTACGCATCGTCGACATAGATGCGCTTCGCGACTCCTTGACCTGGTTGCGGGCGCGTGGTGCCCTCATAGCCATGGACGATGCGGGATCAGGCTACGCCGGACTTCAGATGATTACCCAAGTCCGTCCAGATATCGTGAAGCTGGATCGTGAGCTGGTAAGCGGTATCGATACCGATGAGGTGAAGGCGCTCATATGTGCATCCTTCGGAGATTTTGTCGGACGGCTGAACGGATGGCTGCTTGCAGAGGGAGTGGAGACTCAAGCTGAGTTGGCACGAGTCGTCCAGATCGGTGTTCCACTGGTGCAGGGGTGGGTGATCGGCCGTCCAACACTTCAACCAGAACCGTTGCGAGCCGATCTAGCCGAGTGGTTGCGCTCCTACGGGGAGTCGAGGCAGATTCGACTTGACTGCTTGACCATTTTGATGGATCCGGTGCTGATTGAGACCGAGACCTCCCAGCCAACATCGGACGAAAGCACGCCCGATGTCGCCATCAGATCCGGGGAGACGCCCGCTGATGCATTGGTTGCCGACGCCGCGATGGCGAATACCGCAATCTGTGTGGTCAGCCCAAATCGCGATATCAGACGCGTCCTCTTGCCTGACAGCAGTGGGGTGCGTGTGCTTGCTATGAGCATGGTGGCACACCCGGAGGAGGGGATACGGGAGGTAGCAGTCCGAGCTATCAACCGTCCAATCGAGACGCGCTTTGATCCCATTGTCTGTGTAAACGAGAACCGGGAGCCAGTCGGGATCATTCGCATGGAGAGGATCATCAACTTTCTTGCCGACGTCTTTGCCGACGGTGGCTCCATTGTCGAGGGAGTTGGTCTTGTCGACGGAGTTGGCAACGCCTGCTCCATCAAGGATAGCTGA
- a CDS encoding MarR family winged helix-turn-helix transcriptional regulator: protein MQECASSKVKTATLGAFRSLLGAHARLLWQLDLELNASHGLSFADFEVLLHLYSAEGGELRLSELAELALVSRSALSRRIDSLVGQGWVSRRSCPTDRRGTFAVLTETGRMKVDESVVTHDAVLTRMLSKRLGDEDLGTLQKMLDEVVDRE, encoded by the coding sequence ATGCAGGAATGTGCTAGTTCAAAGGTAAAAACGGCGACGCTTGGCGCCTTTAGGTCTCTGTTAGGCGCGCATGCGCGCCTGCTGTGGCAGCTCGATCTTGAGCTCAATGCGAGCCATGGCTTGAGTTTTGCTGATTTTGAGGTTTTGTTGCACCTCTATTCGGCCGAAGGAGGAGAGCTTCGCCTCTCCGAACTCGCGGAGCTTGCGTTAGTTTCACGAAGCGCACTTTCGAGACGGATCGACTCTCTGGTGGGCCAAGGGTGGGTATCTCGGCGTAGTTGCCCCACCGATCGCCGTGGCACCTTTGCGGTTCTCACTGAGACCGGCAGAATGAAGGTCGATGAGTCGGTGGTCACCCACGATGCAGTTTTGACCCGCATGCTGAGTAAGCGCCTCGGTGACGAAGATTTGGGCACATTGCAGAAGATGCTTGACGAGGTAGTCGATCGAGAGTGA
- a CDS encoding YceI family protein — MASTSAKDLGIEAGVWNLDASHSSVEFTVRHLMVSKVRGHFEKFTANITIDEDVTKSSVSASIEAASITTRDEARDNHLKSADFFESDKYPTIDFVSTAIRPNGDDWKLVGNLTIRGITKPIELDLEFNGTQPDPYGGVRTGFSATGELSRKEFGIEWNAAVDGGGVVVGDKVTINLEVELVKA; from the coding sequence ATGGCAAGCACGTCAGCAAAAGATCTTGGAATAGAAGCAGGGGTTTGGAATCTCGACGCATCTCACTCGAGCGTAGAATTCACGGTTCGACACCTCATGGTTTCTAAGGTCCGCGGCCACTTCGAGAAGTTCACCGCCAACATCACCATCGACGAGGACGTCACCAAGAGTTCTGTGTCTGCATCCATCGAAGCGGCTTCGATCACAACCCGAGACGAGGCCCGGGACAACCACCTAAAGAGCGCTGACTTCTTCGAGTCCGACAAGTACCCGACGATTGACTTCGTATCTACGGCTATCCGCCCCAACGGCGACGACTGGAAGCTGGTCGGGAACCTAACGATCCGTGGGATTACCAAGCCTATCGAACTCGATCTCGAGTTCAACGGTACCCAGCCCGATCCCTACGGCGGTGTGCGCACAGGATTCAGCGCAACCGGAGAACTATCGCGCAAGGAGTTTGGCATCGAGTGGAATGCTGCAGTAGACGGCGGTGGAGTCGTTGTCGGAGATAAGGTCACCATCAATCTCGAGGTCGAACTGGTCAAGGCGTAA
- a CDS encoding NifU family protein — translation MSDFRVTDVAVEVVLEALADEGQTDALALWIEVAGNDGASFMYDVYFQELAQADPDDLHLHFGELNVVIPKTSIAQLNGATLEVGGDGELAITNPNTPTPEASDLPDLGPEALANDLALRVNAILEEQVNPAIAAHGGYAELVGVVDARAYVLMGGGCQGCGLAAMTLSQGIATAIQEAVPEIVDIVDVTNHAAGNNPYYQPAKK, via the coding sequence ATGAGCGATTTTCGTGTAACCGATGTGGCGGTAGAGGTAGTCCTTGAGGCGTTGGCTGACGAAGGTCAGACCGATGCGCTGGCGCTTTGGATCGAGGTTGCTGGGAACGATGGAGCCTCCTTCATGTATGACGTCTATTTCCAGGAGCTTGCACAAGCCGATCCCGATGATCTGCATCTTCACTTTGGCGAGTTGAATGTAGTAATTCCCAAGACCTCGATTGCTCAACTCAACGGTGCGACACTCGAGGTTGGTGGCGATGGAGAGCTCGCGATCACCAACCCAAATACACCGACGCCTGAGGCCTCCGATCTGCCTGACCTTGGGCCAGAGGCGCTTGCAAATGATCTCGCCTTACGAGTCAACGCCATTCTGGAGGAGCAAGTGAACCCAGCCATCGCAGCACATGGTGGCTATGCAGAGCTGGTGGGGGTAGTTGATGCCCGCGCTTACGTGCTTATGGGCGGGGGTTGCCAGGGTTGCGGATTGGCGGCGATGACTCTTTCGCAGGGCATAGCGACCGCAATTCAAGAGGCTGTGCCTGAGATCGTCGACATAGTCGACGTGACCAACCACGCGGCAGGGAACAATCCGTACTACCAGCCAGCGAAGAAGTAG
- the fabZ gene encoding 3-hydroxyacyl-ACP dehydratase FabZ has product MTTHDPREFIPHRPPFLLVDTITELQPGVSGRGSYAVPHDLAILAGHFPDNPILPGVYQVEAIAQMGAAVVLSDERYAGSLPLFGGIDRARFRRVVRPGDVLELSIEMTSLSARAGKGQGRATVGGDLCADISLFFIIAPAGS; this is encoded by the coding sequence ATGACAACGCACGATCCACGGGAGTTCATTCCACACCGTCCCCCCTTTTTGCTAGTAGATACGATTACCGAACTTCAACCTGGAGTATCGGGTCGTGGCAGTTACGCGGTGCCACACGATCTCGCGATTCTCGCCGGCCATTTTCCGGACAACCCGATCTTGCCTGGCGTCTATCAGGTTGAGGCGATCGCCCAGATGGGGGCAGCCGTCGTTTTGAGCGATGAGCGCTACGCCGGGTCTCTCCCGCTCTTTGGCGGTATCGACCGTGCTCGCTTTCGACGCGTAGTTCGACCAGGGGACGTACTCGAGCTCAGCATCGAGATGACGAGTCTCTCTGCCCGCGCCGGCAAAGGTCAGGGACGTGCAACCGTCGGTGGGGATCTATGCGCCGACATCAGCCTGTTCTTTATCATTGCGCCAGCTGGTTCCTAG
- a CDS encoding shikimate kinase, with protein MTTINGTDIDIQGRPHWPQIVLTGFMGAGKSTLGALLARHLGVPFYDSDSLIEAATGRRIADLFAHEGEARFRDLEHQAIASVASQPCTVLALGGGSLMHPGTRLLLCSTYMIYLEITAETARARIANPSDRPLARSAQLDELLALREPIYRSTASLILEAHDELPTVTLARVLAELPASFDQS; from the coding sequence ATGACCACCATAAATGGCACAGATATCGACATCCAAGGCCGGCCGCACTGGCCCCAGATCGTGCTTACCGGCTTTATGGGAGCAGGTAAGAGTACGCTTGGCGCTCTGCTGGCAAGGCACCTCGGCGTACCTTTCTACGACAGCGATAGCCTGATCGAGGCTGCCACCGGTCGGCGGATAGCTGACCTATTTGCCCACGAGGGCGAGGCGAGATTTCGCGATCTAGAACACCAAGCGATCGCCTCAGTCGCAAGTCAACCGTGCACGGTGCTCGCGCTCGGAGGTGGTTCGCTGATGCACCCAGGTACGCGACTGCTACTGTGTTCGACCTACATGATCTACCTAGAGATCACAGCGGAGACGGCAAGAGCACGCATAGCCAACCCGAGCGATAGGCCTCTTGCTCGATCGGCGCAACTCGACGAGCTGCTAGCCCTCAGGGAGCCAATCTACCGATCCACCGCCTCATTGATCCTCGAGGCACACGACGAACTCCCGACCGTAACCCTGGCAAGGGTACTTGCTGAACTCCCCGCCAGCTTCGATCAGTCCTGA
- a CDS encoding ATP-dependent helicase, with amino-acid sequence MANADLLLEGLSSQQREAVIAKAPLLIVAAAGSGKTRVLTHRIAYQIATQTTRGTQSVAISFTRAAAWEVSRRLYRLLDGPPPQCGTFHSLALGLVREGSAMLGRPVPRLIGDSNGLLGDLGFKLSEARRRVVFAEIERLRARGHDLTSLQENPDLVSIPNPHELISVCSTLERAKSRQRLMDLTDVLRIATELVARNDGVGEALRLQARWVYIDEFQDVNPLQLRLIEQWMGTDLSGLTVVGDPNQSIYGWNGSDPALMTSLATRIPTLTRVALSTNYRSTAALVAAANPVADHQLLGRVQAHRQGGQAPELLATDSVAAEAQLAARRIAELHYRGVPYSSMATLARTIRQLAPIEEALRRLDIPHSILGLTPLASAPEVIALMRTAKTERLQITEICDMVEEALNSTSPERAANQRILLEVATELRRQDPIADYLALEELLRGLQVRGVDAVSVTTFHRAKGLQWHHVHLVGIGDKSYPSRRGLPVDALAEERRLLYVAMTRATDSLLISWSKPSLAPSSLLAHLGRGEENAPTQSIRSHGAPSLATRLDRWRVAVAKERRLASYLILSDADLRKLARIRPSDKESLLAMVTTPLLAESPELADRLFAELARVG; translated from the coding sequence ATGGCTAACGCCGACCTCCTGCTTGAGGGCCTAAGTAGCCAACAACGAGAGGCGGTGATCGCCAAAGCACCACTTCTAATAGTGGCGGCAGCAGGGTCTGGCAAGACTCGTGTTCTGACCCACCGAATCGCCTACCAGATCGCGACGCAAACCACTCGAGGCACCCAATCGGTTGCGATCAGCTTCACTCGCGCCGCCGCCTGGGAGGTCTCGCGCCGCCTATACCGACTGCTTGATGGCCCACCTCCACAGTGTGGAACCTTTCACTCACTCGCACTCGGACTCGTGCGCGAAGGCTCCGCCATGCTTGGTCGACCAGTTCCTCGTCTCATCGGCGACTCAAATGGTCTCCTTGGCGATCTCGGATTCAAACTCTCGGAGGCTCGCAGACGGGTAGTGTTCGCCGAGATCGAGCGTCTGCGAGCCCGTGGCCATGATCTGACCAGTCTTCAAGAGAACCCAGACCTAGTCTCGATACCAAACCCACACGAACTCATCTCGGTGTGCTCGACGCTGGAGCGCGCAAAATCACGACAGCGGCTGATGGACCTCACTGATGTTTTGAGGATCGCCACCGAGCTAGTTGCGCGCAACGACGGCGTCGGAGAGGCACTCCGGCTACAAGCCCGTTGGGTCTACATCGACGAGTTCCAGGATGTCAATCCGCTCCAGCTTCGACTGATCGAGCAATGGATGGGGACCGATCTCTCTGGGCTAACTGTGGTAGGCGATCCCAATCAGTCCATCTATGGATGGAATGGATCCGATCCGGCGCTGATGACCAGCCTCGCTACCCGGATTCCAACACTAACTAGAGTGGCTCTCTCCACCAACTATCGCAGCACTGCAGCACTAGTGGCGGCGGCCAACCCAGTAGCCGACCACCAACTGCTTGGGCGAGTCCAGGCTCATCGGCAAGGAGGTCAAGCCCCGGAACTTCTAGCCACCGACTCCGTGGCTGCCGAGGCTCAACTCGCAGCACGGCGGATAGCGGAGTTGCACTACCGCGGCGTTCCATACTCATCGATGGCAACGCTCGCCCGAACGATTCGTCAACTCGCGCCGATTGAGGAGGCGTTGCGTCGACTCGACATCCCCCATAGCATCCTCGGGCTTACTCCTTTGGCGTCCGCCCCTGAGGTGATCGCGCTGATGCGAACGGCAAAGACCGAACGCCTCCAGATCACCGAGATCTGCGACATGGTCGAGGAGGCGTTGAACTCCACATCGCCCGAGCGAGCAGCCAACCAACGGATACTGCTCGAGGTAGCTACAGAACTAAGAAGACAGGATCCGATCGCGGACTACCTCGCGCTCGAGGAGCTCCTTCGCGGTCTCCAGGTCAGAGGGGTTGACGCCGTCAGTGTTACTACCTTCCATCGCGCAAAGGGCCTCCAGTGGCACCACGTTCACCTCGTTGGTATCGGCGACAAAAGCTACCCGTCTCGCCGTGGACTCCCCGTCGATGCGCTTGCCGAAGAACGTCGGCTCTTGTACGTTGCGATGACTCGAGCGACGGACTCTCTGCTCATATCCTGGTCGAAGCCGAGCCTTGCTCCATCGTCTCTACTAGCACATCTTGGTCGAGGAGAAGAGAACGCCCCTACCCAGAGCATTCGCTCCCATGGTGCCCCATCGCTAGCCACCCGCCTGGATCGCTGGCGAGTGGCGGTTGCAAAAGAACGGAGGCTAGCCTCCTACCTCATCCTCTCCGATGCTGATCTTCGCAAGCTTGCTCGCATTCGCCCATCTGACAAGGAGTCACTGCTGGCCATGGTAACGACGCCATTGCTAGCCGAATCACCCGAGCTGGCCGACCGCTTGTTTGCCGAACTCGCTAGAGTCGGGTGA
- a CDS encoding exodeoxyribonuclease III: MRFATWNVNSLRARRDLVALWLNEHQPDVLCLQETKVKDADFPEELFEENGYHVAHWGVSSWNGVAIAARQPLDNLILGVVDDSEEARCIAADIDGIRVFSVYVPNGRALGDPHYSYKLEWLEALRARLSDEIQRRPLLVAGDFNIAPTDDDVYDRAALEGATHVSEPERLALQRLLDLGLVDCGASAEDTDSNFTWWDYRQGAFRRGMGMRIDLVLASRSLSGEMCSFQVDRLTRAAPKPSDHAPVIVEF; the protein is encoded by the coding sequence ATGCGGTTCGCGACCTGGAATGTCAACTCGCTGCGCGCAAGACGGGACCTAGTTGCTCTCTGGCTCAATGAACACCAACCTGACGTACTCTGTCTTCAAGAGACCAAGGTTAAAGATGCCGACTTTCCCGAAGAGCTCTTCGAAGAGAACGGTTACCATGTTGCCCATTGGGGGGTTTCGAGTTGGAACGGGGTCGCTATCGCGGCTCGGCAACCGCTCGACAACCTTATCCTCGGAGTGGTCGACGACTCTGAGGAGGCACGTTGTATCGCGGCAGATATCGATGGAATCCGGGTATTCTCGGTCTACGTCCCAAATGGCCGTGCTCTCGGGGACCCTCACTACAGCTACAAGCTTGAGTGGCTCGAGGCGCTCCGAGCGCGCTTGAGTGATGAGATTCAGCGTCGACCGCTGCTGGTTGCGGGAGACTTTAATATTGCGCCGACCGACGACGATGTCTATGATCGAGCCGCCCTCGAAGGGGCAACGCACGTGAGTGAGCCCGAGCGTTTGGCGTTGCAGAGGCTGCTTGACCTGGGTCTGGTCGACTGTGGAGCTAGTGCAGAGGACACTGACTCGAACTTCACTTGGTGGGACTATCGCCAAGGAGCCTTTCGACGCGGAATGGGCATGCGGATCGACCTGGTATTGGCCTCTCGGTCACTGTCTGGCGAGATGTGTTCATTTCAGGTTGATCGGCTCACTCGTGCTGCCCCAAAGCCATCCGATCATGCACCGGTCATCGTAGAGTTTTAG